The following proteins are encoded in a genomic region of Catharus ustulatus isolate bCatUst1 chromosome 4, bCatUst1.pri.v2, whole genome shotgun sequence:
- the LOC116996044 gene encoding histone H1.10, protein MSETAPAAAPAVAAPAAKAAAKKPKKAASGSKARKPAGPSVTELITKAVSASKERKGLSLAALKKALAAGGYDVEKNNSRIKLGLKSLVSKGTLVQTKGTGASGSFRLSKKPGEVKEKAPKKRTAAAKPKKPAAKKPASAAKKPKKAAAVKKSPKKAKKPAAAAAKKAAKSPKKAAKAAKPKKAAAAAKSPAKAKAVKPKAAKPKAAKPKAAKAKKAAPKK, encoded by the coding sequence ATGTCGGAGaccgctcccgccgccgctcccgctgTCGCGGCCCCCGCCGCCAAGGCCGCCGCCAAGAAGCCGAAGAAGGCGGCGAGCGGCTCCAAAGCCCGCAAGCCCGCGGGGCCCAGCGTCACCGAGCTGATCACCAAGGCCGTGTCCGCCTCCAAGGAGCGCAAGGGGCTCTCGCTCGCCGCGCTCAAGAAGGCGCTGGCCGCCGGCGGCTACGATGTGGAGAAGAACAACAGCCGCATCAAGCTGGGGCTCAAGAGCCTCGTCAGCAAGGGCACCCTGGTGCAGACCAAGGGCACCGGCGCCTCCGGCTCTTTCCGCCTCAGCAAGAAACCCGGAGAAGTCAAGGAAAAAGCGCCCAAGAAGAGAACTGCTGCAGCCAAGCCCAAGAAGCCGGCGGCCAAGAAGCCCGCCAGCGCCGCCAAGAAGCCCAAGAAGGCGGCGGCGGTGAAGAAGAGCCCCAAGAAAGCGAAGAagccggcggcagcagcggccaAGAAAGCAGCGAAGAGCCCCAAGAAAGCCGCAAAGGCAGCTAAGCCCAAGaaagcggcggcggcagcgaaGAGTCCGGCTAAGGCGAAGGCGGTGAAGCCCAAAGCAGCCAAGCCCAAGGCGGCCAAGCCGAAAGCAGCCAAGGCAAAGAAGGCAGCGCCCAAGAAATGA